A window of Candidatus Gastranaerophilales bacterium contains these coding sequences:
- a CDS encoding flagellar hook-length control protein FliK, producing MTNYLTDILTNKLNQKSNVSNTRNSSYQSKNTNNDFENVLNKINSNSEKIEKSKQNNPTNDVLMNKAQKSNKDIHSTEKNKTSDSNTKTKDLNEKNKNLDNKTDGQNQVNNKDKDDIKKSNMTTDEAQSTCKKDNDTNHKITENNNSNKDLADDRSDKNSDSDSDNEAKNETTTSSSNEATKDNSLSLIDALNKIFADTTQDTTLTNSETNTATDTTAIGNSETTQNSDITTIENNDNSYQNIDTNIKINAVTTSNTSSSTSTTTVSTNTASEKDEAININTSSSNKQVDTNLQSQSESNSISEFEATTQNKAGVEDNKIATTLESLNNIEESDIDSVKIKVTTETEIKPQDKSAPKQANTLNQIMIDDMKAELSTSNNSASTGSNFSSQQDATEQAVKLTIENVDSTEDGATSKTDFSNLLNKETSQLQTQTKTNVSAIAEPKELSKSDILNQINDKLTNIKTTTTEKVEIILKPENLGKVNVEILSTKGEITATLIAENKQVKEILEKSLDSLKNSLNNQGLNVNNVNVKIEETNKSAFADLNFQQEQFNANTESNNKNPNQANETYQKDADITQSAKGLSEEGMLETDNGLIDKNSLHAGLVDYKV from the coding sequence ATGACAAACTATTTAACAGATATTTTGACCAACAAACTAAATCAAAAATCAAATGTTTCTAATACCAGAAACTCATCTTATCAATCTAAAAACACCAACAATGACTTTGAAAATGTTTTGAACAAGATAAACTCTAATTCTGAAAAAATTGAAAAATCTAAACAAAACAATCCCACAAATGATGTCTTGATGAATAAAGCACAAAAAAGCAACAAAGATATTCATTCAACAGAAAAAAACAAAACCTCCGATTCAAACACAAAAACAAAAGACCTAAACGAAAAAAATAAAAATTTAGACAATAAAACAGATGGACAAAACCAAGTCAACAACAAAGATAAAGACGACATTAAAAAGAGCAATATGACAACTGATGAAGCTCAAAGCACATGCAAAAAAGATAATGATACAAACCACAAAATCACAGAAAACAACAACTCAAATAAAGATTTAGCAGACGACAGAAGTGATAAAAATTCAGACTCAGATTCTGATAACGAAGCTAAAAATGAGACTACCACAAGTAGCTCAAATGAAGCCACAAAAGACAATTCCTTATCTTTAATTGACGCTTTAAACAAAATATTTGCAGACACAACACAAGATACTACGTTGACAAATTCAGAAACTAATACAGCAACTGATACTACTGCGATAGGTAATTCTGAAACTACTCAAAATTCAGACATTACCACGATTGAAAACAACGACAATTCATATCAAAATATCGACACCAATATAAAAATTAACGCTGTCACCACTTCTAACACCTCAAGTAGTACATCAACAACAACTGTTTCAACAAATACAGCAAGTGAAAAAGACGAAGCTATCAACATAAATACATCAAGTAGCAACAAACAAGTTGATACAAATCTACAAAGTCAATCTGAAAGTAACTCGATTTCAGAATTTGAAGCTACTACTCAAAATAAAGCCGGCGTTGAAGACAACAAAATAGCCACAACCCTTGAAAGTCTTAACAATATTGAAGAAAGTGACATAGATTCTGTAAAAATTAAAGTTACAACAGAAACAGAAATAAAACCGCAAGACAAATCTGCACCAAAACAAGCCAACACTCTTAACCAAATTATGATTGATGACATGAAAGCCGAGCTTTCAACATCTAACAATTCGGCTTCAACAGGAAGCAACTTCTCTAGCCAACAAGATGCAACAGAACAAGCTGTAAAATTAACAATAGAAAATGTTGACTCAACCGAAGATGGTGCAACCTCAAAAACTGATTTCTCTAATTTGCTGAACAAAGAAACATCTCAACTACAAACACAAACCAAAACAAATGTTTCAGCAATAGCTGAACCCAAAGAATTAAGCAAAAGCGATATTCTTAACCAAATAAACGATAAATTAACAAACATAAAAACTACTACAACTGAAAAAGTTGAAATAATACTAAAACCTGAAAACTTAGGAAAAGTAAATGTCGAAATCCTAAGCACAAAAGGTGAAATTACGGCAACCCTTATAGCCGAAAACAAACAAGTCAAAGAAATATTAGAAAAAAGTCTTGATAGTTTAAAAAATAGTTTGAATAATCAAGGGTTAAACGTCAACAATGTAAACGTTAAAATTGAAGAAACCAACAAGTCAGCATTTGCGGATTTGAACTTCCAACAAGAACAGTTCAATGCAAATACTGAAAGCAACAACAAAAACCCAAATCAAGCAAATGAAACTTATCAAAAAGATGCTGATATTACTCAATCAGCAAAGGGATTATCTGAGGAAGGAATGTTGGAAACAGACAATGGATTGATAGATAAAAATTCATTGCACGCAGGCTTGGTAGACTATAAGGTTTAA
- a CDS encoding type II secretion system protein, with product MKKGFTLAEVLITLTIIGVVFSLLIPSLNNVKPDKEKLMYKKAIFTLQSALVLGSDEIISKAANSSAYWADTEVGTDEFCTIIAANLNTTGEINCSITGDADTPNFITINGTKWWGLGAFKFTTIGETHDIYVDVNGDKGKNTIGQDRLRMRVRSDGKVTTDSSWTTENKFIKDMAKVTE from the coding sequence ATGAAAAAAGGGTTTACATTAGCTGAAGTTCTAATCACATTAACTATCATTGGCGTAGTTTTTTCCCTTTTAATTCCTTCTCTCAACAATGTAAAGCCTGATAAAGAAAAGCTAATGTATAAAAAAGCTATTTTCACTCTGCAAAGTGCACTTGTTCTGGGGTCTGACGAGATAATTTCAAAAGCCGCAAATTCATCTGCTTATTGGGCTGACACTGAAGTTGGAACTGACGAATTTTGCACAATTATTGCAGCTAATTTGAATACGACAGGCGAAATAAATTGCTCTATAACTGGAGATGCCGACACACCTAATTTTATTACAATTAACGGCACTAAATGGTGGGGACTCGGTGCCTTTAAATTCACAACCATCGGTGAAACTCACGATATCTACGTCGATGTTAACGGCGATAAAGGCAAAAATACAATCGGGCAAGACCGTCTCAGAATGAGAGTTCGCTCTGATGGCAAAGTTACTACGGATTCTTCGTGGACAACAGAAAATAAATTTATTAAAGATATGGCTAAAGTTACTGAATAA
- a CDS encoding S-methyl-5'-thioadenosine phosphorylase: MTEKEQASIGIIGGTGFYSFFEGSEVKKVEIDTPYGKPSDTITIGTVRGKKVAFLPRHGNDHRFLPHTINYRANVWALHSLGVKRVISPCAAGSLQKNVKPGEFVVCDQYVDWTDARKSTFFEGPVCVHPSAADPYCPELRKIAIEAAKKDGISVHETGTVVIINGPRFTTKSESKFFTNQGWEVINMSQFPEVHLVKELDMCPVTIALITDYDAGLVGDVPPVTHQEVTKVFKDNIENLKKMLLTMIEAIPDDRNTCDCQNTSHTS; the protein is encoded by the coding sequence ATGACAGAAAAAGAACAAGCATCTATTGGTATTATTGGCGGTACTGGCTTTTACAGCTTCTTCGAAGGCTCTGAAGTGAAGAAAGTCGAAATTGATACCCCCTATGGAAAACCAAGCGACACAATTACTATCGGTACTGTCAGAGGCAAGAAAGTTGCTTTCCTTCCTCGTCACGGCAACGACCATAGATTTTTGCCACACACTATAAACTACAGAGCTAATGTTTGGGCACTTCATTCCTTAGGCGTAAAAAGAGTAATCTCTCCTTGTGCCGCAGGAAGTTTACAAAAAAATGTAAAACCCGGCGAATTCGTGGTTTGTGACCAATATGTTGATTGGACTGACGCAAGAAAATCAACCTTCTTTGAAGGTCCTGTTTGCGTGCACCCCAGTGCTGCTGACCCTTATTGCCCCGAACTCAGAAAAATCGCAATCGAAGCAGCTAAAAAAGATGGGATTTCTGTTCACGAAACCGGTACCGTAGTTATTATAAACGGTCCTAGATTTACTACAAAATCAGAATCTAAATTCTTTACAAATCAAGGCTGGGAAGTTATCAACATGAGCCAATTCCCTGAAGTTCACTTGGTTAAAGAACTCGATATGTGTCCTGTTACTATTGCCTTGATTACAGACTATGATGCAGGACTCGTCGGCGATGTACCTCCTGTAACTCATCAAGAAGTTACAAAGGTGTTCAAAGACAATATAGAAAACTTGAAGAAAATGCTTCTTACTATGATTGAAGCTATTCCTGATGATAGAAATACGTGTGATTGCCAAAATACTTCACACACTTCATAA
- a CDS encoding biotin transporter BioY encodes MTKRIKSQFKEIRHSNEKVRFTLGTLTLVALCTFLIIISTFTQFSFNHYCIPLEAFFHPIRFSDSGGPLVQLKYYEYIPQLPVIAYIAALLGPIYGLISVVLYLILGLSFFPVFALGGGIKYVLQYSFGYILAYIPAVVIMARCLRKHFSYKDAFKASFWGVLTIHIIGIFYTIIMALIKREPYQFILEWIAIQSLFKFIYDLIFCFIAIILARITKKFLWIIMG; translated from the coding sequence ATGACAAAAAGAATTAAATCTCAATTTAAAGAAATTCGGCATTCGAACGAGAAAGTCAGATTTACGCTTGGCACATTGACCCTTGTTGCTTTGTGTACTTTTTTGATTATAATTTCTACTTTTACACAATTTTCTTTTAATCACTATTGTATTCCGCTGGAAGCGTTTTTCCATCCGATTAGATTCTCTGATTCAGGTGGACCATTGGTTCAGTTAAAATACTATGAGTATATCCCGCAATTGCCGGTAATAGCTTATATTGCGGCTTTGTTGGGTCCAATCTACGGACTGATTTCCGTCGTCTTGTATTTGATTTTGGGACTTTCGTTTTTTCCTGTCTTTGCTTTAGGGGGAGGGATAAAATACGTGCTACAATACAGCTTTGGCTATATTTTGGCTTATATTCCCGCAGTTGTTATTATGGCAAGATGTTTAAGAAAGCATTTTTCTTATAAAGATGCTTTTAAAGCCAGTTTTTGGGGTGTTTTGACAATTCATATAATAGGCATATTTTATACAATAATTATGGCTCTTATAAAAAGAGAGCCATACCAATTTATATTAGAATGGATTGCAATACAAAGCTTATTCAAGTTTATATATGATTTGATATTCTGTTTTATAGCGATAATTTTAGCTAGAATAACAAAAAAATTCTTATGGATAATTATGGGTTAA
- a CDS encoding flagellar hook-basal body complex protein: MGQAFYTSISGIKAGQNSINVVADNLANMNTIGFKQSSVTFSDVYYNTLSAGSGATTNLGGTNPKQIGVGTQTGAIARNFTTGSSLSTGVSTDMMLQGNGFFTVMNQDNQILYTKAGNFTLDEEGHLTLPSGYKLMGASSSFSTQSGNTPVKIPTMIETKTIPNTADIGTKDLSKLNNVSISTGTFKINVVDGGGTTTPVEITIADGDNLATIANKIQTGLNGVAAGHTVSLSGGKLQITPPAGETLKFESGTSNFVSATQLNDSNPTAGQPYSSKVLDYKQEIKVADNKETAQKYAGMTVYQDGSLEVKYSNGDKLKVVQDDNNNSVFQYTTAEGVVITGNDVTVPPQVATPANLQLQVASFINQNGLVGVGNNCFSQGANCGDAFYGTPNGNGFGALASGTLEGSNVDMTAQFADMIVAQRGIEANSRVFDTQNQIMKSLAYLGQ; this comes from the coding sequence ATGGGACAAGCTTTTTACACATCCATAAGCGGAATTAAAGCCGGTCAAAACAGCATCAATGTTGTAGCTGACAATTTGGCAAACATGAATACTATCGGCTTTAAACAATCATCTGTTACTTTTTCAGATGTTTACTACAATACACTATCGGCAGGCTCTGGTGCAACCACCAATCTTGGCGGTACTAACCCTAAACAAATCGGCGTAGGTACTCAAACTGGTGCTATTGCAAGAAACTTTACAACAGGTTCCAGTTTATCAACAGGCGTATCAACCGATATGATGCTACAAGGTAATGGCTTCTTTACGGTTATGAACCAAGACAATCAGATACTTTACACAAAAGCTGGCAACTTTACACTTGACGAAGAAGGTCACTTAACCCTTCCAAGCGGATATAAATTAATGGGTGCATCAAGCTCTTTCAGCACTCAAAGTGGTAACACTCCCGTTAAAATCCCTACTATGATTGAAACAAAAACCATTCCAAACACTGCGGACATAGGCACAAAAGATTTATCAAAATTGAATAATGTATCTATTTCAACCGGTACTTTTAAAATAAATGTTGTTGATGGTGGTGGAACAACTACACCTGTAGAAATTACAATTGCAGATGGTGACAATTTAGCAACTATCGCAAATAAAATCCAAACAGGCTTAAACGGCGTTGCTGCAGGTCATACCGTAAGCTTGAGCGGTGGTAAATTGCAAATTACTCCACCGGCTGGTGAAACATTAAAATTCGAATCAGGTACTTCAAATTTTGTTTCAGCTACTCAATTAAATGACTCCAATCCAACTGCAGGGCAACCTTATTCATCTAAGGTCCTCGACTACAAACAAGAAATAAAAGTCGCTGACAACAAAGAAACTGCTCAAAAATATGCCGGAATGACCGTCTATCAAGATGGTAGCCTTGAAGTTAAATACTCGAACGGTGACAAACTTAAAGTCGTTCAAGATGATAATAACAACTCCGTATTCCAATACACTACCGCTGAGGGAGTTGTAATCACAGGCAATGACGTCACGGTTCCACCTCAAGTTGCAACTCCTGCTAATTTACAATTGCAAGTTGCAAGCTTTATCAACCAAAATGGTTTAGTAGGCGTTGGAAATAACTGTTTTTCACAAGGTGCAAACTGCGGAGATGCTTTCTATGGAACACCTAACGGAAACGGTTTTGGAGCACTTGCTTCCGGAACTTTAGAAGGTTCAAACGTTGATATGACGGCTCAATTTGCTGATATGATTGTGGCTCAAAGAGGGATTGAAGCTAACAGCCGTGTATTTGATACACAAAACCAAATAATGAAATCATTAGCTTATCTCGGTCAATAA
- the hemW gene encoding radical SAM family heme chaperone HemW, translating into MIKNAYIHIPFCRRKCNYCTFVSYDTLTLKNVYIDSLLEEIKTNYKGEKLNTIYFGGGTPSILSTSDFGLILSELNFDKNTEITVEINPETVDREYLDNLKAQNINRLSIGTQVFDNNILQLIGRNHTKETAIKTVQNAQNAGFSNISIDLIYGLPTQNTENFLTSLKIATDLNIQHISLYGLKIEEGCAFFNHKPHFLPENDDQAEMYIEAIDYLEKSGFFQYEISNFSKPNFESKHNLNYWNNGLYYGFGVAASGYEDDIRYTNVSTIEEYIKLPNKKIYIEKVTPQHELEEEIFLGLRETKGLNIPNINKKFGIDFDKKYSEIIKKYSETNHIKKTQYGYALTRQGILLSNNILSEFIEI; encoded by the coding sequence ATGATAAAAAATGCCTACATACATATTCCTTTTTGCAGAAGAAAATGCAATTATTGCACTTTTGTGTCTTATGACACACTTACGTTAAAAAATGTATATATTGATTCGCTGCTAGAAGAAATAAAAACAAATTACAAAGGCGAAAAGCTTAACACTATATATTTTGGAGGGGGAACTCCCTCTATTCTTTCAACCAGTGACTTCGGATTAATTCTCTCCGAGCTCAATTTTGATAAAAATACAGAAATTACAGTAGAGATAAATCCTGAAACAGTAGATAGAGAATATTTAGATAATTTAAAAGCTCAAAATATCAACAGGTTAAGCATCGGAACTCAGGTGTTCGATAACAATATCTTACAACTTATCGGAAGAAACCACACCAAAGAAACGGCGATAAAAACAGTACAAAATGCCCAAAATGCAGGATTCTCCAACATAAGTATTGACCTCATCTACGGGCTCCCGACCCAAAATACAGAAAACTTTTTAACTTCGCTAAAAATCGCAACCGACCTTAATATTCAACATATCTCGCTTTATGGTTTAAAAATTGAAGAAGGCTGTGCGTTTTTCAACCACAAGCCCCATTTTTTACCCGAAAATGATGACCAAGCGGAAATGTATATTGAAGCAATTGACTACCTTGAAAAAAGTGGATTTTTTCAATACGAAATCAGCAATTTTTCAAAACCGAATTTTGAATCAAAGCACAATTTAAACTACTGGAACAATGGACTCTATTATGGTTTTGGGGTTGCAGCTAGCGGTTACGAAGACGACATAAGATACACAAATGTATCGACTATTGAAGAATACATAAAACTTCCCAACAAAAAAATCTATATCGAAAAAGTTACGCCTCAACATGAGCTCGAAGAAGAAATTTTCTTAGGACTTAGGGAAACAAAAGGTCTAAACATTCCAAATATAAATAAAAAATTCGGAATAGATTTTGACAAAAAATATTCTGAAATAATTAAGAAATATTCAGAAACAAACCACATCAAAAAAACTCAATACGGTTACGCTCTAACTCGACAAGGCATATTATTGAGCAACAACATCCTATCTGAATTTATTGAAATCTAA
- a CDS encoding flagellar hook capping FlgD N-terminal domain-containing protein — MTSIGDQITAMQNATTQAQADEIKRNGYSGSSDLDGDAFLKLMLEQLKQQDPLAPIDNKEFLAQQAQFTQVTALQELNSNISVNNQVTQACMLIGKEVTLVDPEDNTKRITGVVDSASFSGSSATVNVGGKDYSLGYVVGVKTPTTTAGGESSGDTSTGTDSDKTEKS, encoded by the coding sequence ATGACCAGTATCGGAGATCAAATAACGGCTATGCAAAATGCCACAACTCAAGCTCAAGCTGATGAAATTAAAAGAAACGGCTATTCAGGTTCATCTGACCTTGATGGTGACGCATTCTTAAAGCTAATGCTAGAACAATTAAAACAACAAGACCCGCTTGCCCCTATCGATAACAAGGAATTCTTGGCTCAACAAGCTCAATTTACTCAAGTAACTGCCTTGCAAGAGCTAAACAGCAACATAAGCGTCAACAACCAAGTAACTCAGGCATGTATGCTAATCGGAAAAGAAGTTACACTGGTCGACCCTGAAGATAATACAAAAAGAATAACAGGTGTCGTTGACTCAGCCAGCTTCTCCGGTTCAAGTGCAACTGTCAATGTTGGGGGCAAAGACTACTCTCTTGGCTATGTCGTTGGAGTAAAAACACCTACTACAACAGCTGGTGGGGAGTCCTCCGGTGATACATCAACCGGAACAGATTCTGACAAAACTGAAAAATCATAA
- the fliJ gene encoding flagellar export protein FliJ — protein sequence MPIYRLYTLEVGLKKFEFKLQTVLKLRQKALDDAMLELARISKVLQDTQNEKQLILDTKSNLSLKLTTVVEGEILDIEQIQTGKNYIMQLDTKIKQKNQLIEQIKIAVNSQQKKVQEALKERDILTKLEEKQKQNFYKEFLHKEMTELDDISISRYKVG from the coding sequence GTGCCGATTTACAGACTTTATACTCTTGAGGTAGGTTTGAAAAAATTTGAATTTAAACTGCAAACAGTCTTGAAGCTGCGACAAAAGGCTCTTGATGACGCTATGCTTGAATTGGCTAGAATCAGCAAAGTCTTGCAAGATACACAAAATGAAAAACAACTTATATTAGACACAAAAAGTAATTTGAGCCTTAAACTTACTACGGTCGTCGAAGGCGAAATACTAGATATCGAACAAATTCAAACCGGTAAAAACTACATTATGCAACTAGATACCAAAATCAAACAAAAAAACCAACTCATTGAACAAATAAAAATCGCTGTAAACTCTCAACAAAAAAAAGTTCAAGAAGCTCTAAAAGAAAGAGATATCCTCACTAAACTCGAAGAAAAACAAAAACAAAATTTCTATAAAGAATTCCTTCATAAAGAAATGACAGAACTTGATGACATTTCAATCAGCAGATACAAAGTAGGTTAA
- the rimI gene encoding ribosomal protein S18-alanine N-acetyltransferase → MKNKKLSVKIEKMKKENLDEVMEIETISYPNHHWSKDSFFNELSNKLAHYYCVKDKNADRVLAYVGYWQILEEAHITTLAVHPDFRKQQLAQILLKTLIDDCYKQMIKYITLEVRESNIAAISLYEKFGFKSIGQRKNYYQDNGENAIIMFTENIWHEKFKNLYEELKKTIMKV, encoded by the coding sequence ATGAAAAATAAAAAATTATCCGTAAAGATAGAAAAAATGAAGAAAGAAAATCTTGATGAAGTTATGGAGATTGAGACGATATCGTATCCGAATCACCATTGGTCAAAAGATTCTTTTTTCAACGAATTGTCTAATAAGCTTGCTCATTATTATTGCGTAAAGGACAAAAATGCCGATAGAGTGCTAGCTTATGTCGGATATTGGCAAATTTTAGAAGAGGCACATATCACAACCTTGGCGGTGCATCCTGATTTTAGAAAACAGCAACTTGCACAAATATTGTTAAAAACATTAATAGATGATTGTTATAAACAAATGATTAAATATATAACCCTAGAAGTTAGAGAGAGCAATATTGCAGCCATATCTTTATATGAAAAATTCGGTTTTAAATCTATAGGTCAAAGAAAAAACTACTACCAAGATAATGGCGAAAATGCTATCATTATGTTTACGGAAAACATTTGGCACGAAAAATTCAAAAATCTATATGAAGAACTTAAAAAAACAATAATGAAAGTTTGA
- a CDS encoding TatD family hydrolase has protein sequence MIDTHAHIDMDCYKEDFEKVLARAKANGIEKIIIPAAAEKDFDKIINLAEKYDNIYAAIGVHPEDAKLYTEKSHDKIIQLAKHKKVIAIGEIGLDYYWDKTTIDIQQKIFKDQIEIAKAVNKPILVHDRDAHEDSFNIIKNTNAGAIDVVMHCFSGSVEFAKQCINEGWYIALGGVTTFKNAKKAKEVAKIVPLDKLLLETDSPYMTPTPHRGEQNEPAFVKFVAIEIANLRNVTLEEIDNTTTDNACRIFDFGGYNE, from the coding sequence ATGATTGACACACACGCACACATTGATATGGACTGCTATAAAGAAGATTTTGAAAAAGTTTTGGCTCGTGCTAAGGCAAATGGGATTGAAAAAATAATAATTCCGGCTGCTGCTGAAAAAGACTTCGACAAAATCATCAATTTAGCTGAAAAATATGACAACATATATGCTGCAATCGGTGTTCACCCGGAAGATGCCAAACTTTACACCGAAAAATCTCACGATAAAATAATTCAACTTGCAAAACACAAAAAAGTTATCGCAATTGGTGAAATAGGGCTCGACTATTATTGGGACAAGACAACAATCGATATTCAACAAAAAATCTTTAAAGACCAGATTGAAATAGCAAAAGCCGTCAATAAACCAATCCTTGTACATGACAGAGATGCCCATGAAGATAGTTTCAACATAATCAAAAACACAAACGCTGGTGCAATTGATGTTGTTATGCACTGCTTTTCCGGAAGCGTTGAATTCGCCAAACAATGTATCAATGAAGGCTGGTATATAGCACTCGGTGGGGTCACAACTTTTAAAAATGCCAAAAAAGCAAAAGAAGTCGCAAAAATAGTTCCTCTCGATAAACTTTTGCTTGAAACAGATTCCCCCTATATGACACCAACTCCTCATAGGGGAGAACAGAATGAACCTGCATTTGTTAAATTTGTCGCTATTGAAATAGCAAATCTTCGAAATGTAACATTGGAAGAAATTGACAACACAACCACGGATAATGCGTGCAGAATTTTTGATTTCGGAGGCTATAATGAATAA
- the thyX gene encoding FAD-dependent thymidylate synthase: MPTHKDIEVKLISKPQDMLRTVYTACRTCYSADSPINIYECDNAHDEEKILKLIKRVISSGHFSTIEHVQVSFALNNISRVCTHQLVRHRHMSFSQKSQRYVKEKGQFDYIIPPTIEKNEEMTAKYNALMKQISQCYLEMTEAGIPAEDARFVLPNSTVTSMVASLNLRELIHLANIRLCSRAQAEIRILVKKMCDELTKEEPWLKEYLVPKCERLGYCDEDKTCGRVPQKPAALTV, translated from the coding sequence ATGCCAACGCATAAAGATATTGAAGTAAAACTTATATCCAAACCGCAAGATATGTTGAGAACGGTTTATACCGCATGTAGAACTTGTTATAGTGCGGATTCTCCTATAAATATCTATGAGTGCGATAATGCCCATGATGAAGAAAAAATACTTAAATTAATAAAAAGAGTTATTTCTTCAGGTCATTTCAGTACGATAGAGCATGTTCAGGTAAGTTTTGCGTTGAATAATATTTCAAGAGTTTGTACTCATCAACTTGTAAGACATCGTCATATGTCATTTTCTCAGAAATCTCAAAGATATGTCAAAGAAAAAGGACAATTTGACTATATTATCCCCCCTACTATTGAAAAAAACGAGGAAATGACTGCTAAATACAATGCTTTGATGAAACAAATATCACAATGTTATTTAGAGATGACAGAGGCAGGAATTCCAGCAGAAGACGCTCGTTTTGTGCTTCCAAATTCAACTGTTACGTCAATGGTTGCGAGCCTTAATTTGAGAGAACTTATTCACCTTGCAAATATCAGATTATGTTCAAGAGCTCAAGCCGAAATCAGAATTCTCGTCAAAAAAATGTGTGATGAATTAACAAAAGAAGAGCCGTGGCTAAAGGAATATTTGGTTCCGAAATGCGAAAGACTCGGCTATTGTGATGAAGATAAAACTTGTGGGCGTGTTCCTCAAAAACCGGCTGCATTAACTGTTTAA
- a CDS encoding YggT family protein has protein sequence MSLAQIVNNLFNIYWWLLIVRIFLTWVPSINWENQPFKFLRIVVDPVLAPFRAIIPPLGGLDFSPIIAILFLQFAQVAIVRLLVYVGV, from the coding sequence ATGAGTTTAGCACAAATAGTAAACAACCTATTTAACATTTATTGGTGGCTGTTAATTGTTAGAATATTTTTAACCTGGGTTCCCAGCATAAACTGGGAAAATCAACCTTTCAAATTTTTAAGAATAGTTGTTGACCCCGTTTTAGCACCTTTTAGAGCCATTATTCCACCTCTTGGTGGTTTGGATTTTTCACCGATAATTGCAATTCTATTCTTGCAATTTGCACAAGTTGCCATAGTTAGATTATTGGTTTACGTAGGGGTATAA
- the rpmE gene encoding 50S ribosomal protein L31, with the protein MKKDIHPDYKKTTIKCVCGNEIETGSVVDNITVEICNKCHPFYTGTQKIMDTEGRIERFNKRYQQQDKK; encoded by the coding sequence ATGAAGAAAGACATTCATCCGGATTATAAAAAAACCACAATCAAATGTGTTTGCGGTAACGAAATAGAAACAGGTTCTGTAGTGGATAACATCACAGTTGAAATTTGCAACAAGTGCCATCCTTTCTATACAGGAACACAAAAGATTATGGATACAGAAGGACGTATCGAAAGATTCAACAAACGTTATCAACAACAAGACAAAAAGTAA